A genomic window from Salvia miltiorrhiza cultivar Shanhuang (shh) chromosome 5, IMPLAD_Smil_shh, whole genome shotgun sequence includes:
- the LOC131024413 gene encoding phosphatidylinositol 4-kinase gamma 5-like produces the protein MSPNLDSPVRTEMAVSFFKSPLGGGEHLQTNMMENKPTGRRRVFVQTESGCVLGMELDRSDNAHTVKRRLQLALNFPIEESSLTFGDMILKNDLSAIRKDSALLLTRNFLHRSSSTPCLSPTGRDMQQRDQSGPIEILGHSTCFAKTKNLVKEIVKGMKNGVDPLPVHSGLGGAYYFRNVRGECVAIVKPTDEEPFAPNNPKGFVGKALGQPGLKRSVRVGETGFREVAAYLLDYDNFANVPPTALVKITHSIFNVNDGVSGNKPQNKKIVSKIASFQQFIPHDFDASDHGTSSFPVSAVHRIGILDIRILNTDRHAGNLLVRKLDGFGQFGQVELIPIDHGLCLPESLEDPYFEWIHWPQASIPFSDDELEYIENLDPARDAEMLRSELPMIRDACLRVLYLCTTFLKEAAAQGLCLAEIGEMMSREFRSGEEEPSELEVICIEARRFMAEEMSSPKSGADFVDAFQFDIDCDEGGHDFTPKFSSEDFVGGMPLHFGFGSVNGRMPLSKLEESIDEVESEGEGEEDNGFISVPPLTRSKTIPKLSMSLKNTSLGEKNPKFPKFSGMKPDNGYNLASSSSGHRSANEQLPPSASFVKLADMNEEEWGVFLDKFQELLRPALVQRNSISIGQRQRQRLGTSCKF, from the coding sequence ATGTCTCCTAACCTTGATAGCCCTGTTCGAACAGAGATGGCTGTGTCATTTTTCAAGAGTCCTCTTGGTGGTGGGGAGCACCTTCAAACGAATATGATGGAGAACAAACCGACTGGTAGGAGACGTGTTTTTGTGCAAACTGAGTCGGGTTGTGTGTTAGGAATGGAGTTGGACAGGAGTGACAATGCACATACTGTGAAGAGGAGGCTGCAGCTTGCCCTCAATTTTCCCATTGAAGAAAGTTCATTGACATTTGGTGATATGATTCTTAAGAATGATCTGAGTGCCATTCGGAAGGATTCCGCTCTTCTGTTGACCAGGAATTTCCTCCATAGAAGCTCATCAACTCCCTGTTTGTCTCCCACAGGTAGGGACATGCAACAGAGAGATCAGAGTGGGCCAATTGAGATTTTGGGACACTCGACATGTTTTGCTAAGACAAAAAATCTAGTCAAGGAAATTGTGAAGGGAATGAAGAATGGGGTTGATCCACTACCTGTTCACAGTGGGCTTGGGGGAGCATACTACTTCAGGAATGTCAGAGGTGAGTGTGTTGCTATTGTGAAGCCCACAGATGAGGAACCATTTGCACCAAATAATCCGAAGGGCTTTGTTGGTAAAGCTCTTGGACAACCTGGCTTAAAGCGTTCCGTAAGGGTAGGGGAGACTGGCTTCAGAGAGGTTGCTGCTTATCTCCTTGATTACGATAATTTTGCAAATGTTCCACCCACTGCATTAGTGAAGATTACTCACTCAATCTTCAATGTTAATGATGGTGTCAGTGGAAACAAGCCCCAGAACAAGAAAATTGTTAGCAAGATTGCATCCTTTCAACAGTTCATTCCCCATGATTTTGATGCCAGTGACCATGGAACCTCGAGTTTCCCTGTTTCAGCTGTGCATCGCATTGGGATATTAGACATTAGGATTCTTAACACGGATAGGCATGCTGGTAACCTTTTAGTTAGAAAACTTGATGGCTTTGGGCAGTTTGGTCAAGTTGAATTAATCCCTATTGATCATGGTCTTTGCTTACCTGAGAGTTTAGAAGACCCATATTTTGAGTGGATTCACTGGCCTCAGGCTTCAATTCCGTTCTCAGATGATGAACTTGAGTACATAGAAAATCTTGATCCTGCTCGTGATGCGGAGATGCTACGAAGTGAGCTCCCTATGATTCGAGATGCGTGCTTGCGTGTCTTATACCTTTGTACAACTTTCCTGAAGGAAGCTGCTGCACAAGGTCTCTGCCTTGCAGAGATTGGTGAGATGATGAGTAGGGAGTTCCGCAGTGGTGAGGAGGAACCAAGTGAGCTCGAGGTCATATGCATCGAGGCGAGAAGGTTTATGGCTGAAGAGATGTCATCTCCAAAGTCTGGAGCAGACTTTGTTGATGCTTTCCAGTTTGACATAGATTGTGATGAAGGTGGCCATGATTTCACCCCAAAATTCTCCTCGGAAGACTTCGTTGGAGGAATGCCCTTACATTTTGGGTTTGGAAGTGTCAATGGTCGTATGCCTCTTTCCAAACTAGAGGAGAGCATTGATGAAGTGGAAAgtgaaggagaaggagaagaggaTAATGGGTTTATTAGTGTTCCACCCTTAACAAGAAGTAAAACTATCCCGAAACTTTCCATGTCTCTGAAAAACACTAGCTTAGGCGAGAAAAACCCAAAGTTCCCCAAGTTCTCTGGGATGAAGCCTGATAATGGTTATAACCTTGCTAGTTCCTCGTCCGGCCATCGAAGTGCAAATGAGCAGCTCCCTCCAAGTGCGAGCTTCGTGAAGCTCGCGGATATGAACGAGGAAGAATGGGGAGTGTTTCTGGACAAGTTTCAGGAGCTGCTCAGGCCTGCTTTAGTGCAGCGAAATTCCATCAGCATTGGCCAGAGGCAGAGACAGAGGCTTGGGACTTCTTGCAAGTTTTGA
- the LOC131024415 gene encoding uncharacterized protein LOC131024415, producing MACIMATQQKVVLTVPVLASIFRGLNKISDSVEPFRLRAAFPAHFVYAWMAYYFKTHFSLERDSCTPKMVQYSGEGGARFYDDMKARKKIRKGDQVAWSCTMYSWDKDISFIDDENAKESDFCYFMAVRSNYLTRRLEDGFVVEPYSPHRFSRQFGFYQVRPGVLSHNFRKASLEEGLKYWDATVLRKSASKALLPCVPSTVKKLLSADYKDWWSQVYKRSFEENVIQAPPKINGVSKDRDKADQLVPPKEKRKVDAAPLGGVNSSSGERHWKRKRVEPVEFVDEHSQGEHHDSSQTVTKTHEEVLEVEEQVQGDHHNPSFVVDEAREENFDVDAEESSQDNFESIEGDHLNAIPVLNEKASVAPTTKVGAKVGAKIGAISEFNSTGIFDTQIRLCLKNIWGVLRDKIVRTPAQHLSSIEEEVRVGISRMKGLSQDFDLSHLEASIDTLFIRAATYDKARSASHEFGASSGQQFRNKKARLHDARVKEKEEIAQVKDIKKELAELEERKDALTKSLRDHSEVLQTTRDEITELNGAIEKYKNSPLIDDEIVKKEKDSERLLMVTQKSLEDQDPFA from the exons ATGGCGTGCATCATGGCGACTCAACAAAAGGTGGTTCTCACCGTTCCAGTCTTGGCTAGCATCTTTCGAGGTTTAAACAAAATTTCGGATTCCGTGGAGCCTTTTCGACTTCGAGCAGCTTTTCCCGCCCACTTCGTCTATGCATGGATGGCTTATTACTTCAAGACTCATTTTTCACTTGAACGAGACTCTTGCACTCCCAAGATGGTTCAATACTCGGGAGAAGGAGGTGCGAGATTTTATGACGATATGAAAGCTCGCAAGAAAATTCGTAAAGGCGATCAAGTTGCATGGAGTTGCACGATGTATAGTTGGGACAAAGACATCTCTTTCATCGATGATGAGAATGCAAAGGAGTCCGACTTTTGCTACTTCATGGCTGTCCGTTCCAACTATCTAACTCGGAGATTAGAAGATGGTTTTGTTGTTGAGCCTTATAGTCCACATCGCTTTAGTCGCCAATTTGGGTTCTACCAAGTGAGGCCGGGTGTTCTTTCTCACAATTTCCGAAAAGCTTCTTTGGAAGAGGGTCTTAAATATTGGGATGCAACTGTGCTGCGTAAGTCTGCGTCCAAAGCTCTTCTCCCTTGCGTGCCTTCGACCGTAAAAAAGCTTTTGAGTGCGGATTACAAAGATTGGTGGAGTCAAGTGTATAAACGCTCATTTGAAGAAAACGTGATACAAGCTCCGCCAAAAATAAATGGTGTTTCGAAGGATCGAGACAAGGCCGACCAACTTGTTCCTCCCAAGGAAAAACGTAAAGTGGATGCGGCTCCCTTGGGTGGCGTCAATAGTAGCAGCGGTGAGCGTCATTGGAAAAGGAAACGTGTCGAGCCCGTGGAATTTGTTGATGAACATTCTCAAGGTGAACATCATGATTCGAGCCAGACTGTGACAAAG ACGCATGAGGAGGTTCTTGAGGTCGAAGAGCAAGTCCAAGGCGATCATCACAATCCTTCTTTTGTTGTAGATGAG GCACGTGAAGAGAATTTTGATGTTGATGCCGAGGAAAGTTCGCAGGATAACTTTGAGTCTATTGAGGGTGATCATTTGAATGCAATTCCTGTTCTCAATGAGAAAGCAAGTGTTGCACCCACGACTAAAGTTGGAGCCAAGGTTGGAGCTAAGATTGGAGCTATCTCTGAATTCAACAGCACGGGTATTTTTGATACTCAAATCAGATTATGCCTCAAAAATATTTGGGGTGTTCTCCGTGACAAGATAGTAAGGACGCCAGCACAACATCTATCATCTATCGAGGAGGAGGTACGAGTTGGCATTTCTCGTATGAAGGGGTTGTCACAAGACTTTGATCTTTCTCATCTTGAAGCTAGTATCGACACACTTTTTATCCGAGCTGCTACATATGACAAGGCAAGGTCGGCATCTCATGAGTTTGGGGCGAGTTCGGGGCAACAATTTCGCAACAAAAAGGCTCGCCTTCATGATGCTCGAGTTAAAGAAAAGGAAGAGATTGCTCAAGTCAAAGATATTAAGAAGGAGCTTGCCGAGTTAGAGGAGCGGAAAGATGCGTTGACCAAGTCTTTGAGGGATCATAGTGAAGTGCTTCAAACAACTCGAGATGAGATCACGGAACTCAATGGAGCGATTGAAAAGTACAAGAATTCCCCTCTTATTGATGATGAGATAGTGAAGAAAGAGAAGGATTCAGAGCGTCTCTTGATGGTTACTCAAAAATCATTGGAAGATCAAGACCCATTTGCTTAG